A segment of the Agrobacterium tumefaciens genome:
ACGATAGCGGCAAGATGGAAGATGACATCAGGACGACCTTCCACCAGCTTCTCGGCTTCGCCGGGCGCGGAAAGATCGGCCGCCCGCGTATCGACTACACCGGAAAAACCGGCAGGCGCATCAGCCTGGAACACGTCGATCAGCGTGAATTTTTCGATCGGCTTGCCGCCCAATGCGCCGTCCTTGACGAGACGCTGGGTCAGCTTGCGGCCAACCATGCCGGCAGCTCCGATGATTGCGATATGCATATTTATCCTCCTCATTGATCCGGTCACTCTCCCGGACCGAAAAACACCTCTGACTCGCTATCGAGACAGCAAGCCGATAAATTAGCTTGTAAGGTTGTCTGATAACCTTATATGATCCGCTTGAAAATAGTATTTTTTAACAAACCGGCAAAAGCAGGCACGAATACGGCCTGATGCGCGACCTTGAGCGGGTGGCATGGGAGAGGGTGGAATGCAGAACGTGATCGAGAACGACCTGACGGAAGTGCGGTTCTCGTTGAAAAACATGCTGGGAGAAGGAATGCTTCTGACGGCAGAGGAGGATATGGCCCGTTACTGCCGTGACTGGCACGGGGACGTGACGAGTTCGGCGGTCGCCGTCATTCGTCCGCGTTCGACGGAAGAAGTCTCTGCTGCCGTTCGCGCCTGCGCTGAATTGAAACTTGCCATCATTCCCCAAGGCGGCAACACCGGATTGGTTCTGGGCGCAACACCCGACGCACCTGCAGGACAGGTCGTCATCAGCCTCGAGCGCATGAATGCCATCCGCACCATCGACAGCGACGATTTTTCCGCAGTCGTGGAAGCCGGATGCATCCTCTCGGAATTCAAGGACGCCGTCGAAGACAAGGGCATGTTCTTTCCGCTGTCACTGGGAGCCCAGGGTAGCTGCCGCATCGGTGGCAACGTCTCAACCAATGCCGGCGGTATCAACGTGCTGCGCTACGGCATGACGCGCGAACTGGTTCTCGGCCTCGAAGTTGTTTTGCCGGACGGCACGATCTGGAACGGCCTGTCCACATTGCGCAAGGACAATCGCGGCATTGATCTCAAGCAACTGTTCATCGGCGCGGAAGGAACGCTTGGCATCATTACCGCCGTTGCGGTCAAACTCTATCCGAACCCTGAACACGTCGAGACAGCGCTGCTGGGCCTTAATTCGCTTGATGACGCCATCAAGCTTTATCGCCGCGCGCGCCGTGAATGCTGTGACCTGATGTCGGCTTTTGAATTCATGCCGCCTGTGGCCTTCACACTGGCGATCGAAGCCATTCCCGACCTCAAGATGCCGATTGCAGCAGATTATCCCGCCTATGTGCTGATGGAGATTTCCGGTTCGGGTCTGGTCGACACGGCCGATCTGATGGGACGTTTCCTTGAAGGTGTCATGGAAGACGGTCTGGTGCTGGACGGCGTCATTGCCTCATCCCGTGCGCAGGCGCAGCAGCTCTGGCTGTTCCGCGAAGGCATGAACGAGGGCCAGGCCCTGCGCGGCGCGCATATGCGCACCGACATTTCCGTGCCGCTTTCGAAGCTCTCGGCCTTCGTAGCCGAAGCTGAAGCCGAACTGGCGGATCGACTGCCAGAATGCCTTGCCGTGTCTTATGGGCATGTCGGAGACGGCAATGTTCACCTGAACGTTCTGCCGCCGAACGGCTCGACGCCGGACGAACGAACAGCGCTCATCTACAAATCCAAAACCATCGTCAATGAGGTGCTGGATCGTTACGTCGGCAGCATCAGTGCCGAGCATGGCATCGGCCGCCTGAAGCGCGGCGACTTTGAAAGCCGCCTGTCCGACGTGCAGCGCCAGATGATCACCAACCTGAAATCCGCGTTTGACCCCGATTTGCGTATGAATCCCGGTTGCCAGATCAGCCTTTCGGCGGATAGCTAAGTAAAAACGTGGACGGCTTTACCAAAAAGCCGTCCACAAAACCTCTGCAGGCGAAGGAGGAAGTCGCGGGCAGAGGTGAAGATAAAAGCAATAATTCCGCGAAACGGGAGCAGGCATGACGCTGGAGTTCAATCAGATACATCGCAACGATCACCTTCCCGGCCGCATTGCCGCGGAGATCGCCCGCGAAATCAACGATTCGAAACTTGGACCGGGTGACAGATTGCCCACCGAGCATGTACTGGCCAGAACCTTTGGTGTCAGCCGATCGGTTATTCGCGAAGCCATTGCGCAACTGCGCAATGAGGGTTTTGTTGAAACACGGCAAGGTGTCGGCGCGTTTGTCACCGATCCCAGGCAGCGCCTTTCCATTCGCATCGAACGGTCCCGGCTGAACGACCCGGAAAACTTCAGGGATCTCTTTCAGCTTCGTATGCCGCTGGAGATTGAGGCTGCCGGCCTTGCGGCGCTTCATAGAAGCCCCGAACAATTGACGCGGCTTGCAGAGGCCTTGCAAGGAATGCGGACAGCCGAAGACTGGAGCAAGGACGGCGTGGCGGCCGATCTCGACTTCCACCGCATTCTCGCCGAGGCGACCCAGAATGAATATTTCCTGATGTTTCTTGGCTTTATTGCCGAACGCATCAGCTCTGCGATCAATATCGCGTTCTCCCGTGCAATATTTGGCGAAATCCTCGAAATCACCATCGCCGAACACGTTGCCATCTACGACGCGGTCGCCGCTTCCGATGCGACGGCGGCCAAAAACGCCATGCGCAAGCATCTTATCGGCGCAGCAAGTCGAGTGAACCTGGAACTCGACCTATTCTGAGCTGTAACGCAAAGCTATCGGACAGCTTTGCCGGGTTTTCATGATCAGGGCGACAAACAACGCGAATTTTTGTCTAGGGGACCGCTAGACTCGCTGCAAAAGTCATACTAAGAAAGATCAATATAGCTTGTCAGACATCCAGACAATAAGACCACATGGAGGTGGTCGTCGGGGTTCTGAAGTGGAGGACATACATGACCGTTGCTGGGCCAATCAACGCCACAGATATTTTGCCTGAAGATTTTGCGAGCGCCTTGCTGGTTGGTCGCGTCTGGTCAAAAAGCGAAGATGGGCCCTGCCCCGTGCTTCTGCGTGACGGCGTGCTTTATGATCTCACCTCGCTTGCTCCGACCATGGCCGAGCTTCTCGAAAAGACCGATCTGGTCGATCTGCTCGCCGACGTCAGCGGTTTCGTCGCACTCGGCACGCTCGACGCATTTCTCGACGGTTCGGCCGGTGAACTCCTTGCTCCGAACGATATTCAGGCGGTCAAGGCAGCTGGTGTAACCTTCGCCGACAGCATGCTGGAGCGCGTCATCGAAGAGCAGGCCAAAGGCGACCCGTTGCGCGCCCAGGAAATTCGTGTGCGTCTGGCGCCGGTTCTCGGCGACAACCTTAAGGGCCTCGAAGCCGGCTCCGAAAAAGCTGCCGAAGTGAAAAAGCTGCTTCAGGAAATGGGCCTCTGGTCGCAGTATCTTGAAGTTGGCATCGGCCCTGATGCGGAAATTTTCTCCAAGGCACAGGCCATGGCATCCGTCGGTTGCGGCGCCCTCATCGGCGTTCACCCGAAGTCGCAATGGAACAATCCTGAACCGGAAGTCGTCCTGGCCATTACGTCGGATGGACGCATCATCGGCGCAACATTGGGCAACGACGTCAATCTGCGTGATTTCGAAGGACGCTCCGCCCTGCTGCTCAGCAAGGCGAAGGACAACAATGCGTCCTGCGCAATCGGCCCCTTCATCCGTCTTTTTGACGGAAAGTTCAGCATCGAAGATGTCAAGCAGTCGCAGATCTCGCTTCTCGTCGAAGGCACGGATGGCTTCACGATGACGGGCGTCAGCCCGATGCAGGCAATCAGCCGCTCGCCGGAGAACCTGGCTTCGCAACTCTTGAACCGCAATCATCAGTATCCCGATGGCGCAGTATTCTTCCTCGGAACCATGTTTGCACCGGTCAAGGACCGGCATGGTCCCGGTCTCGGCTTCACCCACGCCAAGGGCGACCGCGTGGAAATTTCCACGCCGAAGCTCGGCAGGCTCATCAACTGGGTTACCACCACCGACGAGTGCCCCGAATGGACGTTCGGCACCACGGCTCTGATGCGCAATCTGGCCAAACGAGGGCTACTCTAAAAATTTCTTCGGGAGGGGAAAATGCAAAAGACAATCAATCTCTTTTACCGGATTCTCGAAATCATTCTCGTCTTGCTGCTGGCCGGCATGTCGATCATGGTCTTCGTGAACGTTGTCATGCGTTACACGATGAATTCCGGTATCAACGTGTCGGAAGAGTTGTCGCGCTATTTCTTCGTGTGGCTGACCTTTATCGGTGCCGTTCTCACCTTTCGCGAGAACAGCCACATGGGCATCGAAACGCTCGTCATGTTCCTGTCGCGACGCGCACGCGTCTTCTGCATGATCATCTCGAACATCATCATTCTTGTCTGTTCCGCCATTTTCTTCTGGGGAACCTGGAAGCAGTCCGGCATCAACGCCAGCATGCACGCCCCCGTAACCAAGCTCTCAATGATCTGGGTCTACGGCGTTGGCATGTTTACCGGCGGCCTGATGTTCATCATCGCGCTCGAACGCCTCTACCGTTATCTCACGGGCCGCGTGACCGATGATGAAGTCGCCCAGTTTGCGGGCGAGAACCTGACGATCGAACAGCTTTCGGAGCGCTGATACCATGACACTTTTCGTTTTTGTCGGCTCTCTGCTGGGAGCTATGGCGATTGGCGTTCCCGTCGCATTCTCGCTGATGTTCTGTGGCGTCGTGCTCATGGCTTACATGGGCATGTTCAACACTCAGATCATTGCTCAGAACATGATCTCGGGCGCTGATACCTTCACGCTGCTGGCTATTCCCTTCTTCATTCTTGCCGGCGAACTGATGAACTCCGGCGGCCTTTCCCGCCGCATCATCGACTTCGCGATAGCTCTCGTCGGCCACATCCGCGGCGGTCTTGGTATCGTTGCAATCGTTGCCGCCATCATTATGGCCAGCATCTCCGGTTCGGCAGCAGCTGATACCGCAGCACTCGCGGCGATCCTGATCCCGATGATGGCAAAAGCCGGTTACAATATTCCGCGCTCCGGTGGTCTGATCGCCGCAGGCGGCATCATTGCTCCGGTCATCCCGCCGTCCATGGCCTTCATCGTTTTCGGCGTCGCCGCAAACGTCTCGATCACGCAGCTCTTCCTTGCCGGTATCGTTCCGGGCATCCTGATGGGTATCTCGCTGATCATCGCCTGGCTTATCGTCGTGCGTAAGGACAATGTTCAGCCGCTGCCAAGAACGACTGCGAAAGAACGTCTGGCTGCGACGGCTCGCGCCGGCTGGGCGCTCGGCATGCCGGTCATCATCCTCGGCGGCATCAAGGCCGGCATCATGACCCCGACCGAAGCCGCTGTCGTGGCCGCCGCCTACGCTCTGTTCGTCGGCATGGTGATCTACCGCGAACTGAAGCCTGCAGACCTCTTCCATGTTCTCCTGCGTGCCGCGAAAAGCACCTCGATCATCATGTTCCTGGTCTGCGCCGCGCTGGTTTCCGCATGGCTTATCACCGCTGCCAACATTCCAAACGAAGTTGCAGGCTATATCGAGCCGCTGATCGACCGCCCGATGCTCCTGATGGTCGTCATCATGATCCTCGTCTTCGTCGTCGGCACCGCACTCGACCTGACGCCGACCATCCTGATCCTGACACCTGTTTTGATGCCAATCATCAAACAGGCAGGTATCGATCCGGTCTACTTTGGCGTACTCTTCATCATCAACAACGCCATCGGCCTGATTACCCCTCCGGTTGGCGTCGTGCTGAACGTCGTCAGCGGCGTGGGACGCATTCCGCTGGGCAAGGTAACGATCGGCGTTTGGCCGTTCCTTGTAGCCGAAACCATTGTCCTGGCGTTGCTCGTCATCTTCCCGGACATCGTTATGGTTCCGCTGCAGTATCTCCGTTAATCCGCAATCCGCTTCTCGCTCACAAATCCAAGGGAGGATATTATGAGAAAGCTTCTTCTGACCACCACTGCAATCGCTTTCGCCGTTGGCGCATCAGCACCTGCGATGGCTGAATTCAGCAGCCGCAACATCCGTGTTTCGAACGGCATCAATGCCGACCACCCGGTCGGCAACGGCATCAAGGCGATGCAGGCTTGCCTCGACGACAAGTCGGGCGGCAAGCTGAAACTGACGGCATTCTGGGGCGGCGCTCTCGGCGGCGATCTTCAGGCAACCCAGGCGCTGCGCTCCGGCGTTCAGGAAGCCGTTGTGACGTCCTCGTCGCCGCTCGTTGGCCTGATCCCGGCTCTCGGCGTGTTCGACCTGCCGTTCCTGTTCTCCAACGCTCAGGAAGCTGACGCCGTTATGGACGGTGAGTTCGGCAACATGATGAACAAGAAGCTGGAAGAGCAGGGTCTCGTAAACCTGGCTTACTGGGAAAACGGTTTCCGCAACCTGTCGAACTCCAAGCACGCTGTTAACAAGTGGGAAGATTTCTCCGGCTTGAAGGTTCGCGTGATGCAGAACAATATCTTCCTTGACACCTTCCAGAACCTCGGTGCCAACGCAACGCCGATGGCTTTCGGCGAAGTCTTCTCCGCACTTGAAACCAACGCAATCGACGCGCAGGAAAACCCCTACGTCACGATCGATACGTCCAAGTTCTACGAAGTCCAGAAGTACATCACGGAAACGAACCACGCTTACACGCCGTTCCTGTTCCTCTTCTCCAAGCCGATCTTCGACAGCTACGCTCCTGAAGAGCAGGCTGCCCTGCGCGAGTGCGCGGCCGTTGGCCGTGACGAAGAGCGCAAGGTCATCCGCGATCTGAACCAGAAGTCCCTGGAAAAGATCAAGGCTGCCGGCCTCGAAGTGAACACGCTGTCGGCTGAAGAGCAGGCCCGTATCCGCGAAAAGTCGATGGTCGTTTACGAAAAGCACAAGGCTGAAATCGGCGCTGACGTCGTTGACGCCGTTCTCGCGGACCTGAAGAAGATCCGCGGTCAGTAATCGCACTGACATGGAATAAAAAACACCCGGAGGTTCCGCCTCCGGGTGTTTTTGTTTGTGCCATCGGCAAGAAGAAAGGCTGCCGAAGCAGCCTTTTCAAGACAGTTGGACGATCAGGACGCCGCCAGCCGGTTCTGCCGGTTGGCGATGAGATCTTCGACCACAGCAGGATCGGCAAGTGTCGAGGTGTCTCCCAAGGCTCCGAAATCGTCTTCGGCGATTTTTCTGAGAATACGGCGCATGATCTTGCCGGAGCGTGTCTTCGGCAGACCGGGTGCGAACTGGATCTTGTCAGGCGTGGCGACCGGCCCGATCTCATTGCGCACGTGTTTCACCAGTTCCTCGCGAAGCGCATAGTCACCGTTCTGTCCGGCCATCAGCGTCACATAGCAATAGATGCCCTGCCCCTTGATGGCATGCGGATAACCGACAACCGCCGCTTCCGAAACCAGATGGTGCGACACCAGCGCCGATTCCACTTCCGCTGTGCCAAGTCGGTGGCCAGATACGTTGAGCACATCGTCGACGCGGCCGGTAATCCAGTAATATCCGTCCTCGTCGCGACGGCAGCCATCGCCGGTGAAATACTTGCCCTTGTAAGTGGAGAAGTAGGTGTCGATGAAACGCTGGTGATCGCCATAGACACTGCGCGACTGACCGGGCCAACTGTCGGTGATGCACAGGTTCCCGTCGGCCGGGCCTTCCAGAACGTTGCCTTCCGCGTCGACAAGCTGTGGCTGTACGCCAAAGAACGGTCGTGTCGCCGATCCGGGCTTCAGATCGGTCGCACCCGGCAGAGGCGAAATCAGGATACCACCAGTCTCCGTCTGCCACCATGTATCGACGATCGGGCTCTTGTCCTCACCGACGACGTGGTAATACCACTCCCAGGCTTCCGGGTTGATCGGCTCGCCCACGGTGCCGAGCAGACGGATGCTGGAGCGCGACGAGCGCGTGACAAACTGGTCACCCGCGCCCATCAGCGAACGCAAAGCTGTTGGCGCCGTATAGAAGATATTGACCTTGTGCTTGTCGATCACCTCCCAGAAACGTCCCTGATCCGGGAAATTGGGCACGCCCTCGAACATCAGCGTTGTCGCGCAGTTCGCCAGCGGTCCGTATACGATATAGGAATGTCCGGTCACCCAGCCAACGTCGGCCGTACACCAGTAGACCTCTCCATCCTTGTAATCGAACACATATTCGTGCGTCATCGAGGTATAGACGAGATATCCGCCCGTCGTGTGCAGAACGCCCTTTGGTTTGCCGGTGGAGCCGGACGTATAAAGAATGAAAAGCGGATCTTCCGCCCTCATCTTCACGGGCGGGCAATCCGGTTTCACGGTGGCAATTTCCTGATGGTACCAGACATCGCGGCCGGGTGCCCAGCCGGTCTTCCCGCCGGTGCGGCGGACCACCAGAACCTTGTTGACGATAACATATTGCTTCGCCGCAATGTCGATCGCCTTATCGGTATTTTCCTTCAGCGGGATCGGCTTGCCACCACGCACGCCTTCATCGCAGGTGATAACGAACGTCGACTGGCAATCGACGATGCGGCCCGCCAGCGCTTCGGGCGAGAAACCACCGAAAACCACGGAATGAATGGCGCCGATACGCGCGCAAGCCAGCATCGCATAAGCTGCCTCCGGGATCATCGGCATATAGATGGTAACGCGGTCACCCTTTTTGACGCCATGCTTCTTCAGGACGTTCGCAAGACGGCAGACGTAATCATAAAGCTGATTGTAGGTGATCTTCTTGTCGATATAGGGATTGTCGCCTTCCCAGATGATCGCGGTACGTTCGCCATGCGTCTTCAGATGCCGGTCGATACAGTTGTAAGAAACGTTGGTAAGACCGTCCTCAAACCACTTGATCGGCACGCGCCCGCGAAACGAGGTGTTCTTGACCTTGGTATATGGCTTGAACCAGTCGATCCGCCGACCGTGCTTGTCCCAGAACTTTTCCGGGTCCTCGACGCTCTCCTGATACCATTTCTGGTAGCGCTCGTTGTCAATGAGCGTACGGGCCTTTGCCGACTTGAGCACCGGATAGATTTTGGCAGACATGAACTCCTCCTGGAACCAGATATGTCTTGTTTTCTGCCCAAGACTCCCACCTCAGACATGTGTTCAATTCATAGCAGTTCAACTTCGTACGGCAATTAGACAAAGGTCATTTGTTGCACAAAGAATTGCAATTCTGATGCAATGCAGCTATAGAGCCTCCATATCCCGGAAATTAGTGGTTAGTACCCACGGCCCGCGACACCGGCGCGGACGGACAGAAGGATTGTATCTATGGCTCAACAATTGCTCATGCCAAAGGCGACCGCCGTATGGCTGGTTGATAACACCGCGCTGTCGTTCGATCAGATCGCTACGTTCTGCAAGCTGCATCCGCTCGAAGTGAAGGCAATTGCCGACGGTGAAGCCGCGCAGGGCATCAAGGGTCTCGACCCCATTGCAACCGGACAGCTTTCCCGTGACGAGATTGTCCGCGCTGAAGGCAATCCGAACCACAAGCTGAAACTTTCCGAGCCAAAGGTTCGCGTGCCGGAATCCAAGCGCCGTGGCCCGCGTTATACGCCGGTTTCCAAGCGTCAGGACCGTCCGAATGCCATTCTCTGGCTGGTCCGTAACCATGCTGAACTGAAGGACGCGCAGATTTCGCGCCTCGTTGGCACGACCAAGTCCACCATCGAGCAGATTCGCGATCGTACGCACTGGAACTCGGCCAACCTTACGCCGATGGACCCGGTAACGCTCGGTCTCTGCAGCCAGATCGATCTCGACCTTGAAGTCGAACGCGCATCGCGCGGCCGTCCGCTGCCAACTGCAGAAGAGCTGGACAACACGCTGCAGCCTGCAGCAGCGACCGAAGGCCTGAACTACAGCTTCCAGCGTGAAGAAGAAGAGCAGATCGACGCCGACGCCGTATTCAGAAAGCTGAGCTCGTTGAAGTCGACCAAGACCGACGAAGATGAGGACGATCAGTACTGATTCGTTTGCAGTCATCGGATTTACAAAACCCGGCTTCAAAGCCGGGTTTTTTGTTAAAGGCTTAGTGTTTTTCCCTAACTCAGCGTCAGCGAGCACCGAAAATCGCTGAGCCGACACGAACACTGGTTGCGCCAAACTCCACGGCTGTCTCGAAATCGCCGGACATGCCCATGGAAAGCTTCTCGAGGCCACACTGAGCGGCGAGCTTGGCCAAAAGCGCAAAATGCGGGCCAGGATTTTCATCTGCCGGGGGGATGCACATCAGCCCCTCGACCGGCATCTTCAATTCGTCACGACAAAAAGCGACAAAGGCTGCCGTTTCGCGCGGATCGATACCGGCTTTCTGTTCTTCAAGCCCCGTATTGACCTGCACATAAAAACGAAGATGTCGTCCCTGCTTTTCGCATTCTGCAGCAAGAGCACGGGCAATTTTTTCCCGATCGACACCCTGGATGACGTCGAACAGTTCCACGGCGTCTGCTGCCTTGTTGGATTGCAGCGGTCCGATCAGATGCAGTTCGATATCAGGAGTCTTCTCTTTCAGCGCCGGCCATTTGCCTTGCGCCTCCTGCACACGGTTCTCACCGAAAACGCGCTGACCACAGTCGATCACCGGCTCAATCGCCTCAGCGTCAAAAGTCTTCGAAACGGCAACAAGTGTAACATCATCCGCCTTGCGACCGGATTTTTCAGCAACATCCGCAATCCGGTGCCTGACATCTTCAAGGCGCGCTTCGATTTCCATTGGAGGACCTTCGTTTGAACCGTTTTCAACGCTAACTAGACGCCTGCAGCCTTGATGCCAAGCAGGTTTCGCACCATTTGATGAGCGCTGGCCAAGTTTGAACGTCCTAATGCCCCGCCAAACTTGACGCCCCGGTCGTTTCATGGTGAAGGTCAGCGCAAATTTTTCCCCTCGATACCCGGATTTCTAAAGACATGGCCATCGAACGTTACAATCCTCGCGACGCCGAGCCGCGCTGGCAGCAGAAATGGAACGAAGACAATGTTTTCGTCACCGACAACAGCGACCCGCGTGAGAAATATTACGTTCTAGAGATGTTCCCGTATCCATCGGGCCGCATCCACATGGGCCATGTGCGCAACTACGCCATGGGCGATGTTGTTGCGCGTTACAAGCGCGCGCGCGGTTTCAACGTTCTGCACCCAATGGGCTGGGACGCTTTCGGCATGCCCGCCGAAAACGCTGCCATGCAGAACAAGGTTCATCCAAAGGACTGGACCTACCAGAACATCGCCACGATGCGCGGTCAGCTGAAGTCCATGGGCCTGTCCCTGGATTGGACCCGCGAATTTGCCACCTGTGACGTGGACTACTACCACCGCCAGCAGGCGTTGTTCATCGACTTCATGGAAAAGGGCCTGGTCTATCGCAAGCAGTCCAAGGTCAACTGGGACCCGGTCGACCATACGGTTCTGGCTAACGAACAAGTGATCGACGGTCGCGGCTGGCGCTCCGGCGCTCTAGTCGAACAGCGCGAACTGACGCAATGGTTCTTCCGCATTACGGATTTCAGCCAGGATCTGCTGGACGAACTGGATACGCTGGACCAGTGGCCGGAAAAAGTTCGCTTGATGCAGAAGAACTGGATTGGCCGATCCGAGGGCCTGTCGCTGCGTTGGCAGACAGTTGCGGCGACAGCGCCGGAAGGTTTTTCGGATATCACCGTTTACACCACACGCCCGGACACGTTGTTCGGTGCATCGTTCATCGCCATTGCCGCCGATCATCCGCTGGCCAGGGAACTGTCCGCAAAGAACCCGGCCATCGCCGAATTCTGCGATGAGTGCCGTCGTCATGGCACTTCGCTCGCAGCTTTGGAAACGGCCGAGAAAAAGGGCGTGGACACTGGCGTGAAGGTCGTTCACCCGCTGGACCCGACTTGGGAACTGCCGGTCTACATCGCCAACTTCGTGTTGATGGACTACGGCACCGGTGCAATCTTCGGCTGCCCGTCCGGCGACCAACGCGACCTGGATTTCGCGCGCAAGTACGGCCTGCCGGTCGTTGCGGTTGTTGCGCCTGAAGGCCCGGATCAGGATAACTTCACTGTTGGCGACACAGCTTATGTCGATGACGGCGTGATGATCAATTCACAG
Coding sequences within it:
- a CDS encoding FAD-binding oxidoreductase produces the protein MQNVIENDLTEVRFSLKNMLGEGMLLTAEEDMARYCRDWHGDVTSSAVAVIRPRSTEEVSAAVRACAELKLAIIPQGGNTGLVLGATPDAPAGQVVISLERMNAIRTIDSDDFSAVVEAGCILSEFKDAVEDKGMFFPLSLGAQGSCRIGGNVSTNAGGINVLRYGMTRELVLGLEVVLPDGTIWNGLSTLRKDNRGIDLKQLFIGAEGTLGIITAVAVKLYPNPEHVETALLGLNSLDDAIKLYRRARRECCDLMSAFEFMPPVAFTLAIEAIPDLKMPIAADYPAYVLMEISGSGLVDTADLMGRFLEGVMEDGLVLDGVIASSRAQAQQLWLFREGMNEGQALRGAHMRTDISVPLSKLSAFVAEAEAELADRLPECLAVSYGHVGDGNVHLNVLPPNGSTPDERTALIYKSKTIVNEVLDRYVGSISAEHGIGRLKRGDFESRLSDVQRQMITNLKSAFDPDLRMNPGCQISLSADS
- a CDS encoding FadR family transcriptional regulator; its protein translation is MTLEFNQIHRNDHLPGRIAAEIAREINDSKLGPGDRLPTEHVLARTFGVSRSVIREAIAQLRNEGFVETRQGVGAFVTDPRQRLSIRIERSRLNDPENFRDLFQLRMPLEIEAAGLAALHRSPEQLTRLAEALQGMRTAEDWSKDGVAADLDFHRILAEATQNEYFLMFLGFIAERISSAINIAFSRAIFGEILEITIAEHVAIYDAVAASDATAAKNAMRKHLIGAASRVNLELDLF
- a CDS encoding fumarylacetoacetate hydrolase family protein, encoding MTVAGPINATDILPEDFASALLVGRVWSKSEDGPCPVLLRDGVLYDLTSLAPTMAELLEKTDLVDLLADVSGFVALGTLDAFLDGSAGELLAPNDIQAVKAAGVTFADSMLERVIEEQAKGDPLRAQEIRVRLAPVLGDNLKGLEAGSEKAAEVKKLLQEMGLWSQYLEVGIGPDAEIFSKAQAMASVGCGALIGVHPKSQWNNPEPEVVLAITSDGRIIGATLGNDVNLRDFEGRSALLLSKAKDNNASCAIGPFIRLFDGKFSIEDVKQSQISLLVEGTDGFTMTGVSPMQAISRSPENLASQLLNRNHQYPDGAVFFLGTMFAPVKDRHGPGLGFTHAKGDRVEISTPKLGRLINWVTTTDECPEWTFGTTALMRNLAKRGLL
- a CDS encoding TRAP transporter small permease; amino-acid sequence: MQKTINLFYRILEIILVLLLAGMSIMVFVNVVMRYTMNSGINVSEELSRYFFVWLTFIGAVLTFRENSHMGIETLVMFLSRRARVFCMIISNIIILVCSAIFFWGTWKQSGINASMHAPVTKLSMIWVYGVGMFTGGLMFIIALERLYRYLTGRVTDDEVAQFAGENLTIEQLSER
- a CDS encoding TRAP transporter large permease subunit yields the protein MTLFVFVGSLLGAMAIGVPVAFSLMFCGVVLMAYMGMFNTQIIAQNMISGADTFTLLAIPFFILAGELMNSGGLSRRIIDFAIALVGHIRGGLGIVAIVAAIIMASISGSAAADTAALAAILIPMMAKAGYNIPRSGGLIAAGGIIAPVIPPSMAFIVFGVAANVSITQLFLAGIVPGILMGISLIIAWLIVVRKDNVQPLPRTTAKERLAATARAGWALGMPVIILGGIKAGIMTPTEAAVVAAAYALFVGMVIYRELKPADLFHVLLRAAKSTSIIMFLVCAALVSAWLITAANIPNEVAGYIEPLIDRPMLLMVVIMILVFVVGTALDLTPTILILTPVLMPIIKQAGIDPVYFGVLFIINNAIGLITPPVGVVLNVVSGVGRIPLGKVTIGVWPFLVAETIVLALLVIFPDIVMVPLQYLR
- a CDS encoding TRAP transporter substrate-binding protein: MRKLLLTTTAIAFAVGASAPAMAEFSSRNIRVSNGINADHPVGNGIKAMQACLDDKSGGKLKLTAFWGGALGGDLQATQALRSGVQEAVVTSSSPLVGLIPALGVFDLPFLFSNAQEADAVMDGEFGNMMNKKLEEQGLVNLAYWENGFRNLSNSKHAVNKWEDFSGLKVRVMQNNIFLDTFQNLGANATPMAFGEVFSALETNAIDAQENPYVTIDTSKFYEVQKYITETNHAYTPFLFLFSKPIFDSYAPEEQAALRECAAVGRDEERKVIRDLNQKSLEKIKAAGLEVNTLSAEEQARIREKSMVVYEKHKAEIGADVVDAVLADLKKIRGQ
- the acs gene encoding acetate--CoA ligase is translated as MSAKIYPVLKSAKARTLIDNERYQKWYQESVEDPEKFWDKHGRRIDWFKPYTKVKNTSFRGRVPIKWFEDGLTNVSYNCIDRHLKTHGERTAIIWEGDNPYIDKKITYNQLYDYVCRLANVLKKHGVKKGDRVTIYMPMIPEAAYAMLACARIGAIHSVVFGGFSPEALAGRIVDCQSTFVITCDEGVRGGKPIPLKENTDKAIDIAAKQYVIVNKVLVVRRTGGKTGWAPGRDVWYHQEIATVKPDCPPVKMRAEDPLFILYTSGSTGKPKGVLHTTGGYLVYTSMTHEYVFDYKDGEVYWCTADVGWVTGHSYIVYGPLANCATTLMFEGVPNFPDQGRFWEVIDKHKVNIFYTAPTALRSLMGAGDQFVTRSSRSSIRLLGTVGEPINPEAWEWYYHVVGEDKSPIVDTWWQTETGGILISPLPGATDLKPGSATRPFFGVQPQLVDAEGNVLEGPADGNLCITDSWPGQSRSVYGDHQRFIDTYFSTYKGKYFTGDGCRRDEDGYYWITGRVDDVLNVSGHRLGTAEVESALVSHHLVSEAAVVGYPHAIKGQGIYCYVTLMAGQNGDYALREELVKHVRNEIGPVATPDKIQFAPGLPKTRSGKIMRRILRKIAEDDFGALGDTSTLADPAVVEDLIANRQNRLAAS
- a CDS encoding DUF1013 domain-containing protein, which encodes MAQQLLMPKATAVWLVDNTALSFDQIATFCKLHPLEVKAIADGEAAQGIKGLDPIATGQLSRDEIVRAEGNPNHKLKLSEPKVRVPESKRRGPRYTPVSKRQDRPNAILWLVRNHAELKDAQISRLVGTTKSTIEQIRDRTHWNSANLTPMDPVTLGLCSQIDLDLEVERASRGRPLPTAEELDNTLQPAAATEGLNYSFQREEEEQIDADAVFRKLSSLKSTKTDEDEDDQY
- a CDS encoding YggS family pyridoxal phosphate-dependent enzyme, producing the protein MEIEARLEDVRHRIADVAEKSGRKADDVTLVAVSKTFDAEAIEPVIDCGQRVFGENRVQEAQGKWPALKEKTPDIELHLIGPLQSNKAADAVELFDVIQGVDREKIARALAAECEKQGRHLRFYVQVNTGLEEQKAGIDPRETAAFVAFCRDELKMPVEGLMCIPPADENPGPHFALLAKLAAQCGLEKLSMGMSGDFETAVEFGATSVRVGSAIFGAR